A DNA window from Patagioenas fasciata isolate bPatFas1 chromosome 1, bPatFas1.hap1, whole genome shotgun sequence contains the following coding sequences:
- the PRSS23 gene encoding serine protease 23 isoform X1, with protein sequence MEFCFMDSPFRPTFRMAALSTLILLLCAAKDVMPSSSHWKPTWPSYRVPVILPRSTLNLEKPQFDAEARLEVTSPCGPECHKSSPLPTYEEVKNYLSYETLYANGSLTETEVGIYILSNGGDGSQGKTRTKRQIYGYDSRFSIFGKDFLLNYPFSTSVKLSTGCTGTLVAEKHVLTAAHCIHDGKSYVKGAQKLRVGFLKPKLKDGSKGANITNSAMPEKMKFQWIRVKRTHVPKGWIKGNANDIGMDYDYALLELKKPHKRKFMKIGVSPPARHLPGGRIHFSGYDNDRPGNLVYRFCDVKDETYDLLYQQCDAQPGASGSGVYVRMWKRQNHKWERKIIGIFSGHQWVDMNGTPQDFNVAVRITPLKYAQICYWIKGNYLDCREG encoded by the exons ATGGAGTTCTGCTTCATGGACTCACCCTTTAG ACCGACATTCAGAATGGCAGCCTTGTCCACATTAATCCTCCTTTTGTGTGCTGCTAAAGATGTGATGCCCTCCAGCTCCCACTGGAAACCAACCTGGCCATCTTACAGAGTTCCAGTTATCCTGCCACGATCTACCCTTAACTTGGAGAAGCCGCAGTTTGATGCTGAAGCCAGACTGGAAGTGACATCTCCCTGTGGCCCAGAGTGCCACAAAAGTTCTCCGCTGCCAACTTACGAAGAAGTAAAGAACTACCTGTCCTATGAAACCTTGTACGCTAATGGGAGCCTCACTGAAACTGAAGTGGGCATATATATTCTGAGCAATGGTGGTGATGGATCTCAAGGCAAAACTCGAACTAAGAGGCAGATCTATGGCTATGACAGCAGATTTAGCATTTTTGGGAAAGACTTCTTGTTGAATTACCCATTCTCCACATCGGTGAAGCTATCTACAGGTTGCACAGGGACACTCGTGGCTGAAAAGCATGTTCTTACTGCTGCTCATTGTATCCATGACGGCAAGAGTTATGTCAAAGGAGCTCAGAAACTGCGGGTGGGGTTCCTAAAGCCCAAACTGAAAGATGGCAGCAAAGGGGCCAATATCACCAACTCAGCAATGCCTGAGAAAATGAAATTCCAGTGGATCCGAGTGAAACGAACACATGTCCCCAAAGGGTGGATCAAAGGCAATGCCAATGACATTGGCATGGATTATGACTATGCCCTGCTGGAGCTCAAGAAGCCTCATAAAAGAAAGTTTATGAAGATAGGCGTGAGCCCACCAGCAAGACACTTGCCTGGAGGGAGGATTCACTTCTCCGGCTACGACAATGATCGTCCGGGCAACCTGGTTTACCGTTTCTGCGATGTCAAAGATGAAACGTATGACCTGTTGTACCAGCAGTGTGATGCCCAGCCGGGTGCCAGTGGATCTGGGGTGTACGTGAGGATGTGGAAGAGGCAGAATCACAAATGGGAGCGTAAAATTATTGGAATATTTTCGGGCCATCAGTGGGTGGACATGAACGGCACCCCACAGGATTTCAATGTGGCTGTTCGCATCACACCCCTCAAATACGCACAGATCTGTTACTGGATCAAAGGCAACTACCTTGACTGCAGGGAAGGATAA
- the PRSS23 gene encoding serine protease 23 isoform X2, with protein sequence MAALSTLILLLCAAKDVMPSSSHWKPTWPSYRVPVILPRSTLNLEKPQFDAEARLEVTSPCGPECHKSSPLPTYEEVKNYLSYETLYANGSLTETEVGIYILSNGGDGSQGKTRTKRQIYGYDSRFSIFGKDFLLNYPFSTSVKLSTGCTGTLVAEKHVLTAAHCIHDGKSYVKGAQKLRVGFLKPKLKDGSKGANITNSAMPEKMKFQWIRVKRTHVPKGWIKGNANDIGMDYDYALLELKKPHKRKFMKIGVSPPARHLPGGRIHFSGYDNDRPGNLVYRFCDVKDETYDLLYQQCDAQPGASGSGVYVRMWKRQNHKWERKIIGIFSGHQWVDMNGTPQDFNVAVRITPLKYAQICYWIKGNYLDCREG encoded by the coding sequence ATGGCAGCCTTGTCCACATTAATCCTCCTTTTGTGTGCTGCTAAAGATGTGATGCCCTCCAGCTCCCACTGGAAACCAACCTGGCCATCTTACAGAGTTCCAGTTATCCTGCCACGATCTACCCTTAACTTGGAGAAGCCGCAGTTTGATGCTGAAGCCAGACTGGAAGTGACATCTCCCTGTGGCCCAGAGTGCCACAAAAGTTCTCCGCTGCCAACTTACGAAGAAGTAAAGAACTACCTGTCCTATGAAACCTTGTACGCTAATGGGAGCCTCACTGAAACTGAAGTGGGCATATATATTCTGAGCAATGGTGGTGATGGATCTCAAGGCAAAACTCGAACTAAGAGGCAGATCTATGGCTATGACAGCAGATTTAGCATTTTTGGGAAAGACTTCTTGTTGAATTACCCATTCTCCACATCGGTGAAGCTATCTACAGGTTGCACAGGGACACTCGTGGCTGAAAAGCATGTTCTTACTGCTGCTCATTGTATCCATGACGGCAAGAGTTATGTCAAAGGAGCTCAGAAACTGCGGGTGGGGTTCCTAAAGCCCAAACTGAAAGATGGCAGCAAAGGGGCCAATATCACCAACTCAGCAATGCCTGAGAAAATGAAATTCCAGTGGATCCGAGTGAAACGAACACATGTCCCCAAAGGGTGGATCAAAGGCAATGCCAATGACATTGGCATGGATTATGACTATGCCCTGCTGGAGCTCAAGAAGCCTCATAAAAGAAAGTTTATGAAGATAGGCGTGAGCCCACCAGCAAGACACTTGCCTGGAGGGAGGATTCACTTCTCCGGCTACGACAATGATCGTCCGGGCAACCTGGTTTACCGTTTCTGCGATGTCAAAGATGAAACGTATGACCTGTTGTACCAGCAGTGTGATGCCCAGCCGGGTGCCAGTGGATCTGGGGTGTACGTGAGGATGTGGAAGAGGCAGAATCACAAATGGGAGCGTAAAATTATTGGAATATTTTCGGGCCATCAGTGGGTGGACATGAACGGCACCCCACAGGATTTCAATGTGGCTGTTCGCATCACACCCCTCAAATACGCACAGATCTGTTACTGGATCAAAGGCAACTACCTTGACTGCAGGGAAGGATAA